In the Leguminivora glycinivorella isolate SPB_JAAS2020 chromosome 14, LegGlyc_1.1, whole genome shotgun sequence genome, one interval contains:
- the LOC125233484 gene encoding serine palmitoyltransferase 3-like: MTWSVEDVGLDSTPAFEQASVPDQIAAVPNEEVKFEEEHQQSPVIPPLDWSSVDTEPFERCSLFTLVLAHFGFYLFLLLSHLNRLLFPHKVTKEKNREGYAPLYSSFDEFFSHYVYRRGRICYNRPVCSAPHSDITLMERTSDDYNWTFRFTGRKQKCVNLASYNYLGYRGGKTEVEAATRQYGLTLGSSRAELGSCPLHAQLEDELADFLGVESAMVIGNGFSANSLTLPALLDPGALVLSDAKNHASLRLGLRLARVAVRVFRHNDMRHLEQLARQARAEGRWEKIVVIMEGVYSMEGSVGSLPAAIALKKQLGLHIYIDEAHSIGLGSRGRGVTDMFNVNPRDVDVLMGTFTKSFVGMGGYIAGSTALVNRVRAQGHAHAYAQSMPPPVAAQVLSALRDLRAPPGQARAAALRDNTHYFRKRLRAMGVVIYGHPQSPVVPMMVYSLSKMVACVKQLTAAGVASVGVCFPATPLYQARMRFCISAAHTREQLDKALAAIEAVSDELGLRYSRVKTTTTCCVYKCLCTCMESAQKIINLF; this comes from the exons GAGCATCAGCAATCTCCGGTCATACCTCCCCTGGACTGGTCTTCAGTGGACACGGAGCCTTTCGAGCGCTGCTCGTTATTCACGCTGGTGCTGGCCCACTTCGGCTTCTACCTGTTCCTGCTGCTCAGCCACCTCAATAGACTGCTGTTTCCGCACAAGGTCACCAAAGAGAAGAACAGGGAG GGCTACGCGCCTCTCTACAGCTCTTTCGACGAATTCTTCTCGCACTACGTGTACCGCCGCGGGCGCATCTGCTACAACCGCCCCGTTTGCTCTGCGCCCCACTCCGACATCACGCTCATGGAGCGCACTAGCGATGACTACAACTGGACCTTCAG ATTTACAGGTCGCAAACAAAAATGTGTGAACTTGGCATCATACAACTACTTGGGCTACCGCGGCGGAAAGACAGAGGTGGAAGCCGCCACGCGGCAATACGGACTGACCCTGGGGTCGTCTCGTGCCGAGCTGGGGTCATGCCCGCTGCATGCTCAGCTTGAGGACGAGCTAGCCGACTTCCTTGGTGTCGAG TCAGCAATGGTGATAGGCAATGGGTTCTCGGCCAACTCGCTGACATTACCGGCGCTTCTGGACCCCGGTGCACTAGTACTGAGCGACGCCAAGAATCATGCTAGCCTGCGATTAGGCCTGCGGCTGGCACGCGTGGCTGTGAGGGTGTTCAGACATAATGATATGAGGCATTTGGAGCAGCTGGCTAGACAGGCAAGAGCTGAAGGCCGATGGGAGAAGATTGTGGTC ATCATGGAAGGCGTATACAGCATGGAGGGTTCCGTGGGGTCCCTCCCAGCAGCCATCGCGCTGAAGAAGCAGCTTGGCCTTCACATCTACATCGACGAGGCGCACAGCATCGGGCTGGGGTCGCGAGGCCGCGGGGTCACCGACATGTTCAACGTCAACCCGAGAGACGTTGATGTGCTCATGGGCACTTTTactaagagttttgttggcatGGGAGGGTATATTGCAG GGTCGACAGCGCTGGTGAACCGCGTGCGCGCTCAAGGACACGCGCATGCGTACGCGCAGAGCATGCCGCCGCCCGTCGCCGCGCAGGTGCTGAGCGCGCTGCGCGACCTGCGCGCGCCGCCCGGCcaggcgcgggcggcggcgctgAGGGACAACACGCACTACTTCCGCAAACG TCTCCGAGCGATGGGCGTGGTGATATACGGGCACCCGCAGTCCCCTGTGGTGCCTATGATGGTGTACTCTCTGTCGAAGATGGTGGCGTGCGTGAAACAACTGACGGCGGCCGGAGTGGCGTCGGTTGGTGTCTGCTTCCCTGCCACGCCTCTGTACCAGGCACGGATGAG GTTCTGCATATCCGCAGCGCACACTCGCGAGCAGCTCGACAAGGCGCTAGCGGCCATAGAGGCGGTCTCAGACGAGCTCGGCTTACGCTACTCGCGTGTCAAGACCACTACCACTTGCTGTGTCTACAAGTGTCTGTGTACGTGTATGGAGAGTGCTCAGaaaatcattaatttattttaa